The Cotesia glomerata isolate CgM1 linkage group LG7, MPM_Cglom_v2.3, whole genome shotgun sequence genome segment catctaATGATTTATATTGGAATATCACTTGTCAATCGACGGTTCTATAGCTTATAAAGTaaggataaaaatataaatataaatattttataggtGATATAGATGTtgttatttatacatataaatattttacaacgaGAAAATGCAAAACGTTGATACATATATCACTTTCCCCATTCCTTTCTTCTTCTCCTTCCAAGTTATATTTATCTATGTATAaaagagtttttatttattggaaaaGAAAAAAGCTTTTTTGACAGTGACATTATGTTAagctttatcatttttttttttttattttatttaaattaaaattatattgaatgaATACTTTTGCATCGAtagcataaaaatttattttagtaaataagTCAACTGTTTATTTtacataatatattaaatttaaataacttagAAGTGAGCATGAGGGAATAGACTTTTGTAAAAGTGaatcacaaatttttatacatacatagatatatataaaagaTGTGTTGGTTGAGCAATTCTTACTGTTGCAGTTTAGTCCCAAAGAGAGTATAGTATTGAAATTCAAACAAACTTTAACTCAGGAGCCCGTATGCACAACTTTTAAAATGTATAACGTTAGATAGTTTTGGTAGTTTTGGTAGTTGAATAGTTGGATAGTTCGATACAAATCGTAGATAAAGTTAAACTAGGTTTCGCTCTCTTACCTGTATAAGTGTCAACTGCTAGAAGTGTCGAGTAGAGTCAGCGTTCCTCAATCTTACACTCCTCTTTACTTACACACATTACCAATTCATCTCGTCTTATCTCCAAACTACAATAGAATAAACATTTAAcgaatttaaacaaataaatcgATAATATGATGATTGACGATGAATGTCTAAAGGTTGAAGGAATAATTAAAGAGGAtgagaaaaaaagattaaaggcttttttcttttttttttttttttttggtaggTATTTTGGTACAGCCAAAGAGAAAAGAGAGGAAACCCCATCAAAAGGGATTCTGGTAAAGTAAAATGGCATGAGTAGGTGCAAGTTGTGGCAGCGTCAATACTAAGCAATAGTGAGTAGTAATATAGAGCTCTCGCGATCCATTTGCTACGAAGGCGACGAGCCAATAAAGAATTCAACGTGAAAAGCTTGACCTATGCAACATACTTTATATACTCATCCTCATTCTCATCCTTTCAACTCTCACAACATTTCTCTATCGCTGACCACACGCTACTGGTATGTTGATACCTATATGTATATTtgctttatctatctatctatctactACCATCACCAGAACCACCATAAACTTTGTTACTTACTTCAAAGTATATCAGCTCTGCCAAAAGTCTCTTTGATACAATCGAAACAAACGTTTTCGTTAGACCAGGAATAAatatattctttatttttatacggTACAGctattttgttaaaaagttATCAGTATTCGTTAGTTCTAGCTCTGTTTAATTCTGATAGTACCAAAGTCTATCTAAATATATAAagcatttaataattaaattaaattcaaaagttaacTGAATGTTAGCATACATAACTACATATATATccggaaaaaattatatctatgCATTCACCaatactcattaaataataataattattattattattaatgaagcccgattaattgatttaatttattattgataattacttatttcggattaattaataactaaggTATGTAAATATAGAGATTTAAAAGccattgttaaatattaataaattataatctaCTTACATTTTATAATAGATGAAATGCTTTTTAGAACTTTCAATTATGTATGACAGTTATGTTACCTTTTCACCTCgataagaatattattttaaaattaatatcactGGCAACaatcttttattaatattttttaacagctCATATCTAtcggttaaataaaaaattatgtagcggtgtttttggaattaaaatcaataaagaACTAAAATGTAGGTTACcaataataaactattttatcgAGTGTAATATCTCACGACTATGTTATACGTCAGTAATTAAAAGTTTGACcgaatgtttaaaaattgagaagacaagttttattataattgtctGTCTCTGACTCGgtgaaagtaattaaattagtttCTCTTTAGATGGATTAAATAACACGtgttattcattataatatgtcCATTATTgtctatcttaaaatttaccaattacagtttatgtaattttatctataaaataataaaaaaaaaaaaaaaattaatattaataaaataataaaaatataaatttatataaagagAGAAGAGCTATAAATGATGTTTCTGGTGTGATATTGGAAGACGCAATGTGCCGACAATCTAGTTTACGATGAGcatttatatatgtacataccGCATATCCATCTCTGTGTAcatcataataacaacaatgatgttgatgatgataatatcTTGAGATGCAGAACCAGAACGATTTCGTAAGAatacgaagaaaaaaaagatggTGAGGATGAGAGTGAAAAAGATAAAGAGAAAGAACAAGAGCAAGaacaagaagaaaaagaagaagaagaagaagaagatgaagatgaagaagaGACAGCTGTAGATCGATGTTGCCACGGTAAATTAGATCAGGTGAAGAGTATTGCCTAACCAAGGCCTGCGAGAGCGCATCTCTTGAGAAGGTAGTTTCCGTTTGAATGGCAGTTACCATCTAACTCTCATGCCAGGCACTTTTCCAATGTGAAATAGCGAATTTCACGTCTCCAGTACGTATTCCTTACTCCTTACTCGTTACTCCTACTATTACCACTACTACCGCACTAACTTTCGTGTGAAATGTTCATTAATGCATACACATACGGAGAGTTACAATTACATTAACGTCTCGACTGCATCATCAGTAATATATATCCTCtgtatattatcattatcattatcattattattattattcaacgaggcatattttaattaactacaCCAGCCAGCCAGCATCGTCCTCATCTTCATCATCCTCTTTATACCCTGCCATCAAATGATATAATGttattaccattattattattattcttcttCTAATATAATTTACCAATAATCGCCAACTACTACcacaaaaattctataaaataataataataataataataatagcatcGTGCGAGTATTGAGGCATGAAATACGtttatggaaaaataattgaaatggAATTACAGCGGAAAAAAAGATCAAAccatcaataattaatgatgatgatgatgataataattgaaaattaacgCACATCAATTACACAATAAGTGATATTGAAAGCCTGAAGTTGAGTGGGTTTCAATAAACTCATTATGTAATAGCATCGCATCAGATCGGATCGCATCACATCACCCGGAGCGCATCTTACGTTACAGCTCGACAGCTCTACAGCTCTACATCTTTCACGAGTTAGAGGATTGCACAAAACTTAtcctatatacttatatattctGATGCATACAAGACAACAAGAGAAAatgtttgatttttatttcatttttaagtaCCGGTATTGAACTGTCGTTAAAACTGATTATTCCTCAATCTAGTATaatattatcataataataatattaacgaTAAAAAGAGTATACTGATATATACTGATGAGGACGTTCTTGTCACCCGCGCTCGCTGTATTCTTAAATAATGTTATGACGAAAGTTGTTCGCTTACTTTTGTTTTGTATTATaaggataaaataaaaatgtgtctATCCCATATAGATGTATACATGTTTATCTACATTTTATATAAGGATAATAACAGACAACCAATCTTATTTGCATCACAaacgaaaaatattattattcttgcAATATAAtccttttttatttcatcttctttctttaaactttttttatggCAATCTAGATCATACAATCTAGGACAATAACTTTTTTGTAACTCGCGTACTtgattctttttctttttcttttttatttatttatatttatttatttatttatttttcttcccCTCTCCCTTACctctttttcatttatattgcATCtccttttatattttattttacgagAGTAAAAGtcttgttcatttttttttttttttttttttttttcattctcaacaattataaatttttatttagattcctttttaaagataatattatatatatatgtataacaAAATAGTATGTGACATTGAGAAATTTATCGCGATGAgagatttaatatatttattgcgtatattatatttacgaggatataaaaaatagtaaaaaagtaTAGAGGGAGGGaagaaaataagaataaaaatgtatgtaGAATGGCTCAATAAATTGAGTGTAACGGATCTGTGTTATTTTGCAACGATTATTCTCTCATGTATTAGAGAGTGCAAAAATAAATCCGGAGGTAAAATCGGAGCAATACCTAACGACAAACGtgtcgttttatttttagggTAGGGGTAAATAATATAcagctaattattattattattattataatctcTACTTTATATAGTAGGTAttaagtaagtaaaataaatgaagatGCCACCAAAGATCCGTTTTCAATGTGTTGTAAAAGATTGTCTATCACCCCACCAAACGAGTATTAAAGTATATCGTGTATATACTGGATGACTGGAAGATCCGCCACCGCCACCGCCACCGCCACCGCCATCGACACCGATACTGATACCGACACCGTCACCATCACCCACCAGTACTGATCACCGATGGGATCCCAATGTTGGTGGCATTACGCGACTATGTCGATCTTAAACAGTAAATCTTAACCATGTTGCCGTATTTACGGCTTCTGCCTATTGCTCCTGGTAGTAATGCTGGTAATGCTGGTTACCTGGGAGCCCTCCTATGCCCTCCTGCCAACCATCCATTTAATCCATGATTCTGAATCACGGATCGTCTTCGGGGATATATAAAGCGGATTAGAACCCAAGAGTTTGTCATTCCCACGACACCACTCTCTGGTGGTGGGTTAACTCCTTGTTTTATTCTTATAGTTAtagtattgttattattattattattattattattattattattatattattgcaAACTATTATAAACGACAAAGTACTGGAAGGTTGGTTAGTGGTAACAGAATAAATAAGACCACACAGAACTTAACTTGGTCACTTACGAAAATTTCCCAGACATACATATTTCCCCTTGCTGGGAAAGGGGAAATATCACCACTATTGTCATTACctcttttttattctttttattttgttcaCACTTGCCATacttacatttattatttaatattacactACCATCATGCTTAAGGTGAGTGACGTAATTACCATGTGTTTTACTggatttaattagttttaattaaaattttgtaattattttaataaaatttatttttttcagttaatgCTATTAGCGTCAGTGTTGACTGCAATATTGGCAAGACCAGAACCACCCGTTAATTCTTATTTACCACCGGGTGGATCCCAAGGCGGTGGTTTTAGAGGTGGTGGTGGAGGAGGAAGAGGAGGAGGACCCTCTGACGGTTTTAGACCACCACCAATCGATAGTAATGGGGCTGGAGGTGGAAGACCATCCAGTTCTTACGGTCCTCCAGGTAAATTAATAACGccttgtttattttaatattttataaaaaagttatttttaaatatttaccaagtTTATCTAtctgtttttatttaacttaaggACAAGGCGGTCAAGGAGGACAAAATCGCGGATTTGAAAGCCAAGGGGGATCTGGAGGTGGAAGACCATCAAGTAGTTATGGACCTCCAGGAGCCCAAGGAGGTAATGGATTTGGTGGACAAGGCAATCAAGGTGGTAATGGATTTGGAAACCAAGGAGGATCTGGAGGTGGACAACCTTCTAACAGTTACGGACCTCCAGGAGCTCAAGGAGGTAATGGTTTTGGAAATCAGGGAGGATCTGGAGGTGGAAGACCTTCAAACAGTTATGGTCCCCCTGGAGCCCAAGGAAATGGTGGATTCGGAGGACAAGGAGGACAAGGTACTCGTATtatactatattttttttacaattaattttttaaaaaatctatgattaactataattatcaataaataggTGGATTTGGAAATCAAGGTGGTTCAGGTGGAAGGCCTTCAAGTAGTTACGGAGCCCCAGGAGCCCCAGGAGCCCCAGGAGCCCAAGGAAATAATGGATTTGGTGGACAAGGTAATCAAGGGGGTAATGGATTTGGAAATCAGGGAGGATCTGGAAGTGGAAGGCCTTCAAACAGTTACGGACCACCTGGTGCTCAAGGAGGTAATGGTTTCGGTAATCAAGGCGGACAAGGTaatcatcaataatttttatcttaaatatttcaaataaaaattttaattattattttttaataataaggtGGTTTTGGTGGACAAGGAGGATCAAGCGGTGGAAGACCATCCAATAGTTATGGACCTCCTGGAGCTCAAGGTGGTAATGGATTTGGTGGACAAGGCAATCTAGGTGGTCAAGGTGGTCAAGGAAGTCAAGGAGGTGGATTTGGAAGCCCTTCAAATAGTTATGGACCTCCTGGTGCTCAAGGTGCTCAAAGTGGCTTTGGTAATCAAGGTGGACAAGGAGGTTCAGGAGGTTCAGGAGGTTCAGGAGGAGGCAGACCTTCTAATAGTTATGGACCACCTGGTTCTGGATCTGGTTCAAATTCTGGTGGTTTTGGATCACAAAATGGACAAGGATTTGGTCAACAGGGAGGAGGAAGTGGTCGTCCATCAGACTCGTATGGAGCCCCGGTTGGTGGAGCATCCGACAGTTATGCACCTCCACCATCTGGTGTTCAAGGCGGACGAGGAGGCCAAGGAAGCCAAGGAGGCCAAGGAGGCCAAGGAGGACAAGGAGGACAAGGAGGACAAGGAGGTTCTAGTGGTTATGGAACTGGAAATGGAAATGGAGGATCCAATGATGAAGAAAGCAATGTATGATTCTcataaagttattattttagaatattATTGCTTAATAACTTACTCAACTTGtacaatatatattatttaggAACCAGCCAAGTATGATTTCAATTATGAAGTTAAGGATCCACAATCAGGAGTTGATTTCGGACAAACTGAGAGTCGAGATGGAGACCGAGCACAGGGTATGTTTAACGTACTTTTACCAGATGGAAGAAAACAAATAGTTGAATATGAAGCGGACCAAGATGGTTTTAAGCCACAAATAAGATACGAAGGTGAAGCAAACACTGGAGCTGGTGGTCCTGGTGGTCCTGGTGGAAATAATGGTTATCCCTCAGGTGGTCCAGGTGGAAACAATGGCGGTGGAGTTGGTGGAGATAATGGTTACCCTTCAGGTGGTCCAGGAGGAAACAATGGAGGTGGATATCCCTCTGGAGGACCAGGAGGAAATAGCGATGGTGGATATCCTTCAGGAGGTCCAGGTGGAAACAATAATGGAGGATTCCCTTCAGGTGGTCAGGGTGGAAACAGTGGAGGTGGATATCCTTCAGGTGGTCCAGGAGgaaataacaacaacaataataacggAGGTTATCCTTCAGGCGGACCAGGAGGAAACGGTGGATCTGGAGATGGCTACCCATCGGGTGGTCCCTCTGATGGAGGATTTGGCGGAAACGGTGGATCTAGCGATGGTTATCCATCTGGACCAGCAAATAACGGCAGAGGTGGTGGTAGTGGTGGATTTGGTGGTAATGGCAATAACAGAAATGGAGGCGGTAGTGGTGGATACCCATCGGGTGGTCCGGGAGACAGCAATCAAAATGGTGAGTTATTATTGGTATCAGTATAATATTATACTTTAgtaagataaaaaagtttggataAGAAAATAATGATGATTGACGAGTGAAAAATGTTTTACAGGATATCCATCAGGGCGTCCTAATGGCGGGGGTGGTGGTTTCGGAGGTTCATCTGGTGGAAATGGAAATGAAGGTTATCCTTCTGGTAGACCCGGCGGTAACAGTGGCTTTGGTGGAGGTAATAATGGTAGAAGTGGTGGAAGTGGAGGTGGAGGTGGATACCCCTCCGGAAGTGGTGGTGATGCCGCAGCAAATGGAGGATATCAATATTGATCctcttgataattttatactCAAAGTGTACTTTTGAAATGGTGAGATAAAATGGGACACGATATCCGATCTCCGCATGTAATCTAGACTTAAACTACTCGTTTTCTCAAGGTAACTTTGCGGAGTTGAGTTTATAGATCTTTGATAAGTTCAAcatcattttgttttttattttttaattaattaaattactccattttaaacagaattattaaagttattttcttttttttttaatatcaagtAGAGTATAGTCTATTGAAATTCGTTGATTAAAAAGTAatctataaatatagaaaaagaattgttgaataaatcaagggatatatatatatatatatatatatatatatatatatatatatatatatatatatattatgtttaGAGTCTATctgtgaataaataaacagatataatagttttaaatCCCGACAAAAACTTATATCCGCTCAGTGTAATACCTTGTTATAATActcagtattttttatattctattttagattttataagtgtattatttaatagaaaacAGATACCCGCGTatagtatacatatatatatggtatatatattaaaagaagaaaaataatactctcgcaaaataaagtattattattacaaaatataaatcaaagtctcgatttatttttattatccacTCATCAATTTCCTTccgtaaaaataatataaaaattattaatctgaCGTAGtgcgataaatttattacttttaatggATTTATAAAGCTcgagagcttaaaaaaaaactttttaaaaaaatagttatcaAGAAGAGCTTCCTTGATCAgacgtaaaaatttattataaatagtgtAATAACAATGGTGATGATAAggataagaataaatttaaaaaagcaaATGCAATAGTTGATAGTTGcggtttttttaatatatttcattAATGGTTTTACATTGAGATTATGTCTAGAGCCAGATGGTAAATAACAGTCTTTAAATGGTAATCGTATTGCACGAACAACCAGGAACCGAGTATAAAGGCATCTGCTGAGCCGTTCGCTTATCTTAGTTTTGTGAAAACCAAAGGGTCGTGCCAAACCACTCATGATTTCAAAAGTAAGTTAAAatacatatatctatatatattttttaatttatatacttCCCACTAAAACTTATACTCATTcacatatacaaatatataaaactatATTAGTCAAAAGGAAAATGGTCTATTCATCATCAAAGTATCGCCGTCAACTTTGATCTGCTATTTGAAAGCGTAATTACAACTACATTAAACGAGAAcgcattaattaaattttcctaCTTTGCGTACAGCTGGTGATTTTAAACTCCTCaataactataaaataattaaaaccgTTAAAATGTTGttcagtttaataaaaattaaattaattaaaaattgaatgtactaaaaatgaaaataaatgtcCGGGATATTACAATATTTCGTGTAGATCATGTCATACTTGTCAATCATCCAGAGAGGAtccaattaaaatttgataattaactATGCGTAAACGGTTAATAATTCACcgataaatttattccagGATGGGcataaattgttttaattaccATACCGGGAACTACTCATCTAGTAATCTAGTAATCTAGTAATCTAGTAATCTAACTATTGACTATTTACAATAAATCTTAATGATTGACGTTATTGTATTACAGAGCTTAATTGTCCTCGGTATAGTTTTGGTGCCGATTATTTTAAGTGTACCACAAGGACCCTCTTATCTACCGCCGAGTGGTGGACGACCAACTGGTGGTGGTAATGGACATCCCGATGATTGGGCTggggtaatttaaaaaattattttattttgtaataaaatttttacacattttattacttagtaTTTAGCAAAACAAtagaataaacaaaaaatcgcgtgttaaaatgtttaaatgtttaaatgtttgttgatttaaaaatttaaggacCCAGTGAATTATGAATATTCATACGAGGTTCAGGATGCGGGACTTGGTGTGGATTTCGGACACCGTGAAATGCGAAAAGAGGATGAAGCAAAGGGAAGTTATCATGTTCTACTTCCAGATGGGAGAACACAGTTTGTAGATTATGTCGCCGACGCTGCTGGATATCGACCTGTGATACGATACGAAGGAACCGCGACATACCCAGCACCTGGACCCTCTGGAAATGACGACGGCTACAAATATTGATACCACTACCAGTAACAGTAACAGTAACAGTAACAGTAACAGCAACAGTACCAGCCATATAAGATAATCCGTTTCCGAATACCAATACGTCATATCACTAAAATATATCCCAGTCTCTTCAGATTCTCATTTATCCTTTGTTTCGACTactgtatttttcaaaaaaaaaatttatttttataattattataaatttttgataacaatagcaataataataattttaataataatgataatgataataataataatattaatattaataataatgactgaagatgaataataaataatttaaaaattgtataatcgagatgagcttatgtatacataaacatttttaaatttaattcaatatctgtagaatgaattttattttttttttttttattttattttattttattttattttatatttcgaACATAAAATGGAATATACCCTCTgggtaatgtaaaaatttaaattcaccttcatatatatatatgtatttcaACTGATATATGGTATTCcaatatttaaatacaatataatattaaataatggcaATCATAATTATTGGCGGTACAtcagttaaattaaatacagactcgaaaattgaaataaaaaatacggaTAACAATGAAACTACCGAGGTAAACATGTTACCAGATTAATTCCCACATCCATAAATATTGATCTGgtgaaaataacaataaacaatgaataatTCTGTTGttatttgcaataaaaatttcaagtaaataaataaataaattttaaaaaatacttatagttgttatttattttattaatataattgattATCGAGAACAATTAACCGAGGATATCCTGTGTATAGTAATAGTAGTAATAGGAGTACCACCTAGTTCACTCGGGGCTTCGTGATCAGCGCAAAACCCATTAGAGCTACTGTTGACATTTCTCagctgtatatatatatatttgaattattaatgatatcaGTGGAGAATCGGTTGAGTGTCAGTTATACTCTCACGCgacatatattattataaatatatgataataataataataataataataataataataataccgtAACAATTAAGTCAACAGGAAGTAGTAATGGTAATAAGTAGTAGTACCAGCAGTACATTCAACGAgttaagttattatttataccgCAGCAGTTATGACTTCTCACAAACcacgaaatttaattaaagagaGTTGGTCATCTCTTTGCATGACCGGCATCGTTGGTACAGataaatctatatttttcTAACTATATAGTAGTAATTAAAgtggattaaataaatataattaaaaatttcaggactTCGTCTAATAGAATTatgtaaaacaaaattatttggaTACATTTATGTTATTGGAATATTGATATTATACTACACgttgatatattttacaaaagaagAGGCTGATAAAGTATACGAGTACTTGGATATAACAACTATATGTGTAGCTAAGATACGACGAATTGAATATTACGTTAATGCAGTGGTATTAGGTCTTATGTTAATAACCAGTGGATTTAAATTCAACTTGGGGACCACTGGTGTGTACTCTAATTTGAATGAGATTGACAACAAGCTAAAATTGTTgaaccaaaaattaaattatgacaaatacATGagagataatattttaaatatcaccGGAGTTGTTATTTCAACTATTTTAATAGGATTAACCGATTATTCAAGTACTAAAAATGCAGCAAGTAATATAACGATGTTTAATTTGATGTGGTTTGGAAATCAATTTCCTCAAATAGTTAACAGCATTGCAACAGCTACTTTTGTTACAATAATAGCGAGCTGTTGTACAAGAcaacaaattattaatgatttaatttttaaattgagaaaTATCGACAAAGAAAGTTATAATACTGATGTTATTTCACAAGAAATGCataatggtaataataaaaacaataattttaatattaataataatgataatatttttgataggtttaaaattaaagcttttgcgtaaaatatttgaaattcttAGTAACacagtgataataataaatgaagcGTATggatttatgttaattttaacatttataaCTCATTTCATCGGCATCTCGGCACATCTTTATATAGTCTACATGACATTTGGAGAGCAAAATTACATCGTAGATCTAatcgttgaatttttatgGGCTTGCTTCTATTTTGGAAAACTAATTTACATAATATCTGCCTGTCACTCATTTGAACGAgaggtaaattttacttactattattatcatcatatCCAATAATTAACTCGTAATCATCCTAGCGATATAACGACAATAGTTATAATCagcattattaattaaaattgaaataaatttaatcaaggGAGATAATGGATAATGCCTGATGATAAATCAAATG includes the following:
- the LOC123269441 gene encoding gustatory receptor for sugar taste 43a-like isoform X2; the protein is MTSHKPRNLIKESWSSLCMTGIVGLRLIELCKTKLFGYIYVIGILILYYTLIYFTKEEADKVYEYLDITTICVAKIRRIEYYVNAVVLGLMLITSGFKFNLGTTGVYSNLNEIDNKLKLLNQKLNYDKYMRDNILNITGVVISTILIGLTDYSSTKNAASNITMFNLMWFGNQFPQIVNSIATATFVTIIASCCTRQQIINDLIFKLRNIDKESYNTDVISQEMHNGLKLKLLRKIFEILSNTVIIINEAYGFMLILTFITHFIGISAHLYIVYMTFGEQNYIVDLIVEFLWACFYFGKLIYIISACHSFERETESFARQVRNVDIKITASNLFTVDYPALWKIVLGQTAYVFFLSQFTSTK
- the LOC123269441 gene encoding gustatory receptor for sugar taste 43a-like isoform X1, with product MTSHKPRNLIKESWSSLCMTGIVGLRLIELCKTKLFGYIYVIGILILYYTLIYFTKEEADKVYEYLDITTICVAKIRRIEYYVNAVVLGLMLITSGFKFNLGTTGVYSNLNEIDNKLKLLNQKLNYDKYMRDNILNITGVVISTILIGLTDYSSTKNAASNITMFNLMWFGNQFPQIVNSIATATFVTIIASCCTRQQIINDLIFKLRNIDKESYNTDVISQEMHNGLKLKLLRKIFEILSNTVIIINEAYGFMLILTFITHFIGISAHLYIVYMTFGEQNYIVDLIVEFLWACFYFGKLIYIISACHSFEREGKRASKLLHECRIDSDYNLLKQETESFARQVRNVDIKITASNLFTVDYPALWKIVLGQTAYVFFLSQFTSTK